Proteins from a genomic interval of Polaribacter sejongensis:
- a CDS encoding outer membrane beta-barrel protein, with product MKQLITAVAAILVSTASFAQFQVSASSGYAMSSAGMLTGTTTTTTTTENNYGSYGEGSNFQLRGTYFFNEKFGAEIGVGYLHGADQTINETSIPGVAEVNAVARARAFGASASMVYNFTNNFYGRIGALIKVGGKTEAVVYNKAFLSEPQYNALGLTSGSYSETNYVEDYHGQFPLGFVAALGYSYDLNEHFALFVEAEYYGISLKRKDSEIAEFNTDIYAADETVAYASVNSLDNLPAGFYEKTTYVDELPHNNTDPSKKLSQKVPYSSFGLNFGVTYKFSGSSKK from the coding sequence ATGAAACAATTAATTACAGCAGTAGCAGCAATTTTAGTGAGTACAGCATCTTTTGCACAATTTCAAGTATCAGCAAGTAGCGGTTACGCAATGAGTAGTGCCGGAATGCTTACAGGAACTACAACAACTACAACAACCACAGAAAACAATTATGGTAGTTACGGAGAAGGTTCAAATTTTCAATTAAGAGGAACTTACTTTTTTAATGAGAAATTTGGTGCAGAAATAGGTGTAGGATATTTACATGGTGCAGACCAAACTATTAATGAAACATCTATACCAGGTGTTGCGGAAGTAAATGCAGTTGCAAGAGCACGTGCATTTGGAGCCTCTGCTTCTATGGTATATAATTTTACAAATAACTTTTACGGACGTATTGGTGCTTTAATAAAAGTTGGTGGTAAAACAGAAGCGGTTGTTTATAATAAAGCTTTCTTAAGTGAGCCACAATACAATGCTTTAGGTTTAACTAGTGGTTCTTATTCTGAAACAAATTATGTAGAAGATTATCACGGACAATTTCCTTTAGGTTTTGTGGCTGCATTGGGTTATTCTTATGATTTAAACGAACATTTTGCTCTTTTTGTGGAAGCAGAATATTACGGAATCAGTTTAAAAAGAAAAGATTCTGAAATAGCAGAGTTTAATACAGATATTTATGCAGCTGATGAAACCGTTGCATACGCTAGTGTTAATTCATTAGACAACTTGCCTGCAGGTTTTTATGAAAAAACAACGTATGTAGACGAATTACCTCATAACAACACAGACCCTTCAAAAAAACTATCTCAAAAAGTACCTTATTCTTCTTTCGGATTAAACTTTGGAGTTACTTATAAATTTAGTGGTTCTAGTAAAAAATAG
- a CDS encoding cation:proton antiporter has product MTGSLLFVAIILLAGAIICVSIAKRLGLSSVLGYLIAGVVIGPYMLGVIGEEGQDIMHISEFGVVIMLFLIGLEIEPKNFWEMRKTILGMGGIQVSLTMLLSYYLFTSFDYESKVALVLSMAVALSSTAIVLQTIKEKGLMHTTSGASAFSILLFQDIIVIFMIGSIPLMASSSPKMPADNHGGHVNLLDGLPMELQTLAIIASVVFIIIAGRYLIVPMLRKVVKSGVRELLIAAAFLIVFGISFVMEYVGLSPALGAFLGGVVLSNSEFKHELESTLEPFKNLMLGLFFIAVGASINFIVIQNNPFTIGGILVAVIFIKAIVLFIVGLVFKLKIDQNLLLTFNLSQVGEFAFVLLSFAFQSSILEQEQLDIMLVVTALTMGITPIASMINERLILPRIGTKESVKRPMDEHTKSEKIILVGFGQFGSTVGRFLKSHDIETTILDHDSNRVDYLRKLGFEVYYGDATRMGLLESAGIAEAKILICAVDNPDAAHQISKQVKKKYPHVELMVRARNRYDAYELVNLGIENIYRETLDTSLTLACDVLTKVGFEKETLKNQVAKFIKYDEESIRRLAAEPKGDDDYIFKKREEYKQQVESLKEDFKRDKKQN; this is encoded by the coding sequence ATGACAGGAAGTTTACTTTTTGTAGCAATTATATTGTTAGCAGGAGCAATTATTTGCGTGTCTATTGCCAAACGATTGGGCTTAAGTTCTGTATTAGGCTATTTGATAGCAGGTGTAGTTATTGGACCTTATATGCTAGGAGTTATTGGGGAAGAAGGACAAGATATTATGCATATTTCTGAGTTTGGAGTTGTAATAATGCTGTTTTTAATTGGTCTAGAAATTGAACCGAAGAATTTTTGGGAGATGCGAAAAACCATTTTAGGAATGGGAGGTATACAGGTTTCCCTAACCATGTTGTTATCTTATTATCTCTTTACTTCTTTTGATTATGAGTCTAAAGTTGCCTTAGTATTATCTATGGCAGTCGCACTTTCTTCTACTGCCATTGTACTACAAACGATAAAAGAAAAAGGATTGATGCATACCACTTCTGGGGCTTCTGCTTTTTCAATTTTACTATTTCAGGATATCATTGTTATTTTTATGATTGGTTCTATTCCGTTAATGGCGAGTTCTAGTCCAAAGATGCCTGCAGATAATCATGGTGGTCATGTTAACTTATTAGATGGTTTGCCAATGGAATTGCAAACGCTAGCCATTATTGCATCCGTAGTTTTTATTATTATAGCAGGTCGTTATTTAATTGTACCAATGCTACGTAAGGTTGTAAAATCTGGAGTTAGAGAACTCTTAATTGCGGCTGCTTTTTTAATTGTTTTCGGAATTTCCTTTGTTATGGAATACGTAGGCTTAAGTCCGGCATTGGGAGCATTTTTAGGTGGTGTCGTTTTATCTAATAGTGAGTTTAAGCACGAGCTAGAAAGTACTTTAGAACCTTTTAAAAACTTAATGCTAGGGCTGTTTTTTATAGCTGTTGGAGCTTCTATTAACTTTATTGTAATTCAAAATAATCCTTTTACTATTGGAGGTATTTTAGTTGCCGTTATATTTATTAAAGCCATTGTTTTATTTATAGTAGGACTTGTTTTTAAATTAAAAATAGATCAAAATTTATTGTTGACTTTTAATTTATCACAAGTTGGGGAGTTTGCTTTTGTATTGTTGTCATTTGCTTTTCAATCTAGTATTTTAGAGCAAGAACAATTAGACATTATGCTTGTAGTTACCGCCTTAACAATGGGAATTACACCTATTGCAAGTATGATTAACGAACGCTTAATTCTTCCTAGAATAGGTACAAAAGAGTCTGTAAAAAGACCCATGGACGAACATACTAAATCTGAAAAAATTATATTGGTTGGTTTTGGTCAATTTGGAAGCACTGTAGGTCGTTTTTTAAAATCTCATGATATAGAAACTACCATTTTAGATCATGATTCTAATCGTGTAGATTATCTAAGGAAATTAGGTTTTGAAGTGTATTATGGTGATGCAACACGTATGGGATTATTAGAATCTGCTGGTATTGCAGAAGCAAAGATTTTAATTTGCGCAGTAGACAATCCAGATGCTGCACATCAAATAAGTAAACAGGTTAAGAAAAAATATCCACATGTAGAATTAATGGTTAGAGCAAGAAACAGGTATGATGCTTATGAGTTGGTGAATTTAGGAATTGAAAATATTTATCGTGAAACACTAGACACTTCCTTAACCTTGGCTTGTGATGTTTTAACTAAAGTTGGTTTCGAAAAAGAAACATTAAAAAACCAAGTAGCTAAATTTATTAAGTACGACGAAGAAAGTATAAGACGTTTGGCAGCTGAACCAAAAGGAGACGATGATTATATATTTAAAAAACGTGAAGAGTACAAACAACAAGTAGAATCTTTGAAAGAAGATTTTAAGAGAGATAAAAAACAAAATTAA
- a CDS encoding T9SS type A sorting domain-containing protein produces MYKKITILTAALFSYFVGFSQTTLKITEIWSGNSKGNNLTGDWFEITNTGSEAWTPAMGDLYFIDDRDEIDYIDDAVLINGIAVIKPGESIIAIKDEDATEFTSVWDDVYDLTDVQIGTHDGKGLGKSGDVVNLFISATVPTDNSTRVDSAAYPDTEANPGQSYDVTKGAFSVIGEAPYVPVATAANDEGEAAIASPGNTGSTAPNLQITEIWSGNGKGDNLTGDWFEITNIGSGAWTSAEGNIYYVDDRGEIDYADDAVLLNGVTIIQPGESIIAIKDENSTEFIAVWESVYNLTNVQIATHDGKGLGDGGDTVNLFVSTTTPTDNSTRVDSEAYPNTATNPGQSYDVTKGSFSILGEGPFVPAATAVNNEGESAIGSPGNLEKVAASTINIIVDTANLTSFLDVSETNAGFVSGVVNDATDPASTIGIPFLISDSNTAFSDLAVSVNSSNEAVVSNSNLVLTGASGERLLKIIPSTFGFSTITITVKDTEDNTATYTINYAASAASITPNSSRFHTGSADGSTGIAIDDDYIWIGDDEDQTIRLYNANQSGLPVKKIDFNSFLGSTKEADLEGSFRLDDTIYWIGSTAEADRSVIFTTTLSGTGATSNLTYNDKYNSLQADLLNWDENNLHGLGANYFQLSTVLEVEALALAPNSTTTAYLGLRSSTAENKAIVIPVTNFTSLPGMEAGSATFGTPILLDLAGRSLRSMECNENGCILISGPFGTKTDFKVYTWTGNGTDQPELRNADLTALNANGSFEGLASLPNSTFLGTDGDTDTVKLLVDLGATIIYNDGEENKGLRDEWKKFRSDVVTLGTVGTPFVKTPVINEFVIDHSGTDTREFIEIYGDPYTDYSNYTIVEIEGDSGNTGLIDDATFTVGTTDENGYWTTPFQENILENGATTFLLVKDYTGTLGDDIDTNDDGTIDTTYWSAILDGIASSESQTGDLVYALDLAPGFDGNENQVGGASRVPNGVDTDSTSDWVRNDYNGEGFDGVTGTPVEGEAINTPNSYNKLVGPVLNITEIWPGNGEGNNLTSDWFEITNNGPLPWTPELGGLYFDDDSQDPASAVLINGITSIQPGESVIAVDASDTDNYISVWGGTYSISDVQIGTYAGAGLSGGGDAVTLWIGEPTEVGSMVDFETYPDTASNPGQSYDVEKAGFSEINKAPYFANATAVNDSNEAAIGSPGNKGTVLSVDRNAVNTVKTFPIPFDDKLHLQLNTSTNITIATVKIIDMLGAVVFSKKVDVSTGKVTLDNMARLHSGVYVLHIAELNTTMKIVKN; encoded by the coding sequence ATGTATAAAAAAATTACAATTTTAACTGCAGCCTTATTTAGCTATTTTGTTGGTTTTTCACAAACAACCTTAAAAATAACAGAAATATGGTCCGGTAATAGTAAGGGGAATAATCTTACAGGTGATTGGTTTGAAATAACAAATACAGGCTCAGAAGCATGGACTCCTGCCATGGGAGACCTTTATTTTATTGATGATAGAGACGAAATTGATTATATAGATGATGCTGTACTTATAAACGGAATTGCTGTTATTAAGCCAGGAGAATCTATTATTGCTATTAAAGATGAAGATGCTACAGAATTTACATCGGTTTGGGATGACGTTTATGATCTAACAGATGTTCAAATAGGAACACACGACGGAAAAGGATTAGGTAAAAGTGGTGATGTTGTTAATTTATTTATCAGTGCAACGGTTCCTACGGATAATAGCACAAGAGTAGATTCTGCAGCGTATCCAGATACAGAAGCAAATCCTGGTCAATCTTACGATGTTACCAAAGGCGCTTTTAGTGTGATTGGTGAAGCACCGTATGTTCCGGTTGCTACAGCAGCTAATGACGAAGGAGAAGCTGCCATTGCATCTCCAGGAAACACAGGTTCTACAGCACCTAATTTACAAATTACAGAAATATGGTCTGGTAACGGCAAAGGTGACAATCTTACTGGTGATTGGTTCGAAATAACAAATATAGGTTCTGGCGCATGGACTTCTGCCGAAGGAAACATTTATTATGTAGATGATAGAGGTGAAATTGATTATGCAGACGATGCTGTATTGTTAAATGGTGTTACCATAATACAACCAGGAGAATCTATTATTGCCATAAAAGATGAAAATTCTACAGAATTTATTGCTGTTTGGGAAAGCGTTTACAACTTAACGAATGTTCAGATTGCTACGCATGACGGAAAAGGATTAGGCGACGGTGGAGATACCGTTAATTTATTTGTAAGTACCACTACTCCAACGGATAATAGTACAAGAGTAGATTCTGAAGCGTACCCAAATACAGCTACAAACCCTGGTCAGTCTTACGATGTTACCAAAGGAAGTTTTAGTATTCTTGGAGAAGGACCATTTGTACCTGCAGCTACGGCTGTAAATAATGAAGGTGAATCTGCAATAGGATCTCCTGGTAATTTAGAAAAAGTAGCTGCTTCTACAATAAATATCATTGTAGATACGGCTAATTTAACATCGTTTTTAGATGTATCTGAAACAAATGCTGGCTTTGTAAGTGGTGTTGTAAATGATGCTACCGACCCTGCGAGTACCATTGGTATTCCTTTTTTAATTTCTGACTCTAATACAGCTTTTTCAGATTTAGCTGTTTCCGTAAATAGTAGTAATGAAGCGGTTGTTTCTAACTCGAACTTAGTTCTTACGGGTGCTAGTGGAGAAAGATTATTAAAAATTATACCAAGTACTTTTGGTTTCTCAACGATAACAATCACTGTAAAAGATACAGAAGATAACACTGCAACATATACCATTAATTATGCAGCTTCAGCAGCTTCTATTACACCAAATTCAAGTCGTTTTCATACGGGTTCTGCAGACGGTTCTACAGGAATTGCTATAGATGATGATTATATTTGGATTGGTGATGATGAAGATCAAACGATTCGTTTATATAACGCAAATCAATCAGGTTTACCGGTAAAAAAAATCGATTTTAATAGTTTTTTAGGTTCAACCAAAGAAGCAGATTTAGAAGGTTCTTTTAGATTAGATGATACTATTTATTGGATTGGTTCTACAGCAGAAGCTGATAGATCTGTAATTTTTACAACTACTTTATCAGGAACCGGAGCAACATCAAACTTAACCTATAACGATAAATACAACAGTTTACAAGCAGATTTATTAAACTGGGATGAGAATAATCTACACGGATTAGGTGCTAACTATTTTCAATTAAGTACTGTTTTAGAAGTAGAGGCTTTGGCACTTGCTCCAAACAGTACAACCACTGCTTATTTAGGATTGCGTAGTTCTACTGCAGAAAATAAAGCCATTGTTATACCGGTTACTAATTTTACAAGTTTGCCTGGTATGGAAGCTGGTTCTGCAACTTTCGGAACGCCTATTTTACTAGATTTAGCAGGTAGAAGTTTAAGAAGTATGGAATGTAACGAAAATGGATGTATTTTAATCAGTGGCCCTTTCGGAACAAAAACAGACTTTAAAGTATATACTTGGACTGGAAATGGAACTGACCAACCAGAGTTAAGAAATGCAGATTTAACAGCATTAAACGCGAATGGTTCTTTTGAAGGTTTGGCTTCGTTACCAAATTCGACATTTTTGGGAACTGATGGAGATACAGATACTGTAAAGTTATTGGTAGATTTAGGTGCAACTATTATTTATAATGATGGTGAAGAAAATAAAGGCTTACGTGATGAATGGAAAAAATTTAGAAGTGATGTGGTTACTTTAGGTACTGTTGGTACACCATTTGTTAAAACTCCGGTAATTAACGAGTTTGTGATCGATCATTCTGGTACAGATACACGAGAGTTTATAGAAATTTATGGAGATCCTTATACAGATTATTCAAATTATACCATCGTAGAAATTGAAGGAGACAGTGGAAATACGGGTTTAATAGATGATGCAACTTTTACGGTTGGTACTACGGATGAAAATGGATATTGGACCACTCCTTTCCAAGAGAATATTCTTGAAAACGGAGCAACTACATTTTTATTAGTGAAAGATTATACAGGAACACTTGGTGATGATATTGATACCAACGATGATGGAACTATAGATACCACTTATTGGTCTGCAATTCTAGATGGTATTGCTAGTTCGGAAAGTCAAACTGGAGATTTAGTCTATGCCTTAGATTTAGCGCCTGGTTTTGATGGGAATGAAAATCAAGTTGGCGGTGCTTCTCGTGTGCCAAATGGTGTAGACACAGATAGTACAAGTGATTGGGTAAGAAATGACTATAATGGTGAAGGTTTTGATGGGGTTACAGGAACTCCGGTAGAAGGTGAAGCGATTAATACACCAAATTCGTACAACAAACTTGTGGGACCTGTTTTAAATATTACAGAAATCTGGCCAGGAAATGGTGAAGGAAATAATCTTACTTCAGATTGGTTTGAAATTACTAATAACGGACCATTGCCTTGGACTCCAGAATTAGGTGGACTTTATTTTGATGATGATTCTCAAGATCCTGCTTCAGCAGTGTTAATTAATGGAATTACTTCTATTCAACCAGGGGAATCTGTAATTGCTGTTGATGCGTCAGACACAGATAATTATATTTCAGTTTGGGGCGGAACTTATTCAATTTCAGATGTTCAAATAGGAACCTATGCTGGTGCTGGTTTATCTGGCGGTGGAGATGCTGTAACGTTATGGATTGGAGAACCAACCGAGGTTGGAAGTATGGTAGATTTTGAAACTTATCCCGATACAGCTTCTAATCCAGGACAATCGTATGATGTTGAAAAAGCTGGATTCAGTGAAATTAATAAAGCGCCTTATTTTGCGAATGCAACCGCAGTAAATGATTCAAATGAAGCTGCTATTGGTTCACCAGGAAATAAAGGAACTGTTTTAAGTGTTGACAGAAATGCAGTAAATACGGTTAAAACGTTTCCTATTCCTTTTGATGATAAATTACACTTACAACTAAATACATCAACGAATATAACAATAGCTACCGTAAAAATTATAGATATGTTAGGTGCTGTTGTTTTTAGTAAAAAAGTGGATGTATCAACTGGTAAAGTAACCTTAGACAATATGGCTAGGTTGCATTCAGGAGTTTATGTCTTACACATTGCTGAATTGAATACGACCATGAAAATTGTAAAGAATTAA
- a CDS encoding MarC family protein yields MDNLITFAITVFTGFFAITNPISNMTVFVSLTRGLDKETKRDINKRSNIIAFVIVTVFVLLGKYIFELFNISVPAFKITGGILIFYIGFEMLQSKKSDVKNIKNVDVDEDIAVSPLAIPILAGPGTIVTAMNFVANVETIHIILVIAIFGTMSLITFYTFRLSDLIVKVVGNNVISVIGKIMGLIIAIIGTGMVITGIKISFDLITT; encoded by the coding sequence ATGGATAATTTAATAACCTTTGCAATAACTGTTTTTACAGGCTTTTTTGCAATAACCAACCCTATCTCGAACATGACGGTTTTTGTGTCTTTAACGAGAGGTTTGGACAAAGAAACGAAAAGAGACATTAACAAACGAAGTAATATTATTGCTTTTGTAATTGTAACTGTTTTTGTGCTTTTAGGTAAATATATTTTTGAATTGTTTAATATAAGTGTCCCTGCATTTAAAATTACAGGGGGTATTTTAATATTTTACATAGGATTTGAAATGCTACAATCTAAAAAATCTGATGTAAAAAACATTAAAAATGTAGATGTTGATGAAGATATTGCGGTGTCTCCATTGGCAATTCCTATTTTGGCAGGTCCAGGAACCATTGTAACTGCTATGAATTTTGTAGCAAATGTAGAAACTATACACATTATTTTAGTGATTGCTATCTTCGGAACTATGAGTTTAATTACTTTTTATACGTTTAGATTGAGTGATTTAATTGTAAAAGTAGTAGGGAATAACGTAATTTCTGTGATTGGTAAAATAATGGGTTTAATTATTGCCATTATTGGTACAGGTATGGTAATTACAGGTATTAAAATTTCTTTTGATTTGATTACTACATAA
- a CDS encoding DEAD/DEAH box helicase, with protein MPFKKLHADIKEILESLEITTPTPFQSKSIPVIKSGANIYCTAPVNSGKTTTLVLTTLHKLKCQEVGSAPRALVLVENSEKALALHDEFIKLSKYDALRVYACDEREHIELLKSEIFEGVDVLIATPKTMNKLLLLEGVNTTQLKILSIDDASFLVEKTAYAALMAITQSIHKCQYVLYSEKMDPILKRFESYFMQYAKTVSVK; from the coding sequence ATGCCTTTTAAAAAATTACACGCTGATATAAAAGAGATTTTAGAATCTTTAGAAATAACAACTCCTACTCCATTTCAAAGTAAAAGTATACCTGTTATTAAAAGTGGTGCAAACATTTATTGTACAGCTCCAGTAAATAGCGGAAAAACGACTACACTAGTACTTACTACTTTGCATAAGTTGAAGTGTCAAGAAGTTGGTTCTGCACCAAGGGCATTGGTTTTAGTCGAAAATTCTGAAAAAGCACTTGCATTGCATGACGAATTTATAAAACTTAGTAAATACGATGCTTTACGTGTCTATGCTTGTGATGAAAGAGAACACATAGAGTTGTTAAAATCTGAAATTTTTGAAGGAGTGGACGTACTTATTGCTACGCCTAAAACCATGAATAAATTGCTTTTATTAGAAGGTGTAAATACCACACAATTAAAGATTTTAAGTATCGATGATGCATCTTTTTTGGTTGAAAAAACGGCCTATGCAGCATTAATGGCAATTACACAAAGTATACATAAATGCCAATATGTATTGTATTCAGAAAAAATGGACCCTATTTTAAAACGATTTGAGTCTTATTTTATGCAATACGCTAAAACAGTATCTGTTAAATAA
- a CDS encoding thiamine phosphate synthase: MIPKLHYISQGNSPKEHLENIQKACSSGAELVQLKIAGISEKKYLKLALEAREITSHFQTRLILSNHFKIAKEVKADGVHLEDIDFCATTALEHLYTWQIVGATANTLQDCNSLISKKVDYITLSPFKDKETKENSTKDLGINGFSLIVEALKTETPIIGAGGITTDDVADILETGVSGIAVSDAISQNFDSIKKFNELLNASSTQEQRHTF; encoded by the coding sequence ATGATTCCTAAACTACACTATATATCTCAAGGTAATTCTCCAAAAGAACATCTAGAAAATATTCAGAAAGCGTGTTCGTCTGGAGCAGAATTGGTACAATTAAAAATTGCAGGTATTTCTGAAAAGAAATATTTAAAATTAGCACTAGAAGCGAGAGAAATTACATCTCATTTTCAAACTAGATTAATTTTAAGCAATCACTTTAAAATTGCGAAAGAAGTAAAAGCAGATGGTGTTCATTTAGAGGACATAGATTTCTGCGCTACAACGGCCTTAGAACATTTATATACCTGGCAAATTGTTGGCGCAACAGCAAACACCTTGCAAGATTGTAACTCCTTAATTAGCAAAAAAGTAGATTATATTACTTTAAGTCCGTTTAAGGATAAAGAAACGAAAGAGAATTCTACAAAGGATTTAGGTATAAATGGTTTTTCTTTAATTGTGGAAGCTTTAAAAACTGAAACTCCTATTATTGGTGCTGGAGGAATCACGACAGATGATGTTGCTGACATTTTAGAAACTGGAGTTTCTGGAATTGCGGTTTCGGATGCAATTTCACAAAACTTTGATTCTATTAAAAAGTTCAACGAGTTGTTAAATGCGTCTTCTACACAAGAGCAACGACACACTTTTTAG
- a CDS encoding mechanosensitive ion channel family protein, whose protein sequence is MKITHLLYDYLVNTGIPETYAAYINMFALLLTVSVLTFLIDYIIRKILVQLFSQFASKSKTNFDDILVKNKVPRNIAHIVPLIFALECVPFVFFDFQYIENIIQKSLEVFTIVLVLWIVRSFLNSLKDYFKTLPNLKDKPIDSYIQVFMIFAWAIGILSAFAIITGIEFIKFITTIGAASAVIILIFKDTILGFVASIQVSINDMVRIGDWITFEKYGADGDVIEINLSTVKVQNFDKTITTIPTYALISDSFKNWRGMTNSGGRRIKRSLNINLESIHYLSTQEVEDFKKIQSISTYLETRQADIDAYNEKNNINKELLLNGRNLTNIGVFRKYIETYIENHSGTNKDMMIMVRQMPPDTQGIPIEIYAFSSDKRWKNYEYIMSDIFDHVIAAVPYFNLEIFELPSNSSFINYKKK, encoded by the coding sequence ATGAAAATTACACATCTATTATACGATTATTTAGTAAATACAGGAATCCCTGAAACCTATGCAGCATATATAAATATGTTTGCTTTACTATTAACGGTATCGGTTCTTACCTTTTTAATTGATTATATCATTAGAAAAATTCTTGTACAGTTGTTCAGTCAATTTGCTTCAAAAAGTAAGACTAATTTTGATGATATTTTAGTAAAAAATAAAGTACCTCGGAATATAGCGCATATCGTTCCGTTAATTTTTGCTTTAGAATGTGTGCCTTTTGTGTTTTTTGATTTTCAATATATAGAAAATATAATTCAGAAAAGTTTAGAGGTATTTACCATTGTTTTAGTCCTTTGGATAGTAAGAAGTTTCTTAAATTCTCTAAAAGACTATTTTAAAACCTTACCAAATTTAAAGGATAAACCGATAGATAGTTACATTCAGGTGTTTATGATTTTTGCATGGGCAATCGGTATTTTATCAGCCTTTGCTATTATTACAGGTATCGAGTTTATCAAATTTATTACTACCATTGGTGCTGCTTCTGCTGTTATTATCTTGATTTTTAAAGATACTATTTTAGGTTTTGTTGCTAGTATTCAAGTGTCTATCAATGATATGGTGAGAATTGGTGATTGGATTACGTTTGAAAAATATGGTGCAGATGGAGATGTTATTGAAATTAATTTATCAACTGTAAAGGTTCAAAATTTTGATAAAACGATTACAACAATCCCTACCTACGCGCTAATTTCTGACTCGTTTAAAAACTGGCGTGGAATGACCAATTCTGGTGGTAGACGTATTAAAAGATCTTTGAATATCAATTTAGAGAGCATTCATTATTTATCTACACAAGAAGTTGAAGACTTTAAGAAAATTCAGTCTATTAGCACTTATTTAGAAACACGACAAGCAGATATTGATGCATATAATGAAAAAAACAACATCAATAAAGAACTATTATTAAACGGTAGAAATTTGACAAACATTGGGGTTTTTAGAAAATATATTGAAACCTATATAGAAAACCATTCTGGTACCAACAAAGATATGATGATTATGGTGCGCCAAATGCCACCAGATACGCAAGGTATTCCGATTGAAATTTATGCTTTTAGTAGTGATAAACGCTGGAAAAACTACGAATACATTATGTCGGATATTTTTGATCATGTAATTGCAGCGGTTCCCTATTTTAACTTAGAAATTTTTGAACTGCCTAGTAATTCTAGTTTTATCAATTATAAAAAAAAATAG
- a CDS encoding DUF6515 family protein, which yields MKTFIKSFVLPSLFIVAVATQVSAQKRTTTTKTTTTIKRSTASKRIPSKKVTYKKPTKKVVSVRNVPNRTVVTYKNQNYYYANNKYYTQSRGRYIVIAPKIGFRVRVLPTNYKRIMFNNYNYYNVNGTFYIQINNEYEVVEPEVGTVVYELPDDYEKVVIDGQSYYEYANILYEKVQVDGTRAYEVVGIIDVN from the coding sequence ATGAAAACATTTATAAAATCATTCGTGTTACCATCTTTGTTTATTGTTGCGGTTGCAACACAAGTTTCTGCACAAAAGCGTACAACAACAACTAAAACGACTACAACCATTAAAAGAAGTACAGCAAGTAAAAGAATTCCTAGTAAGAAAGTAACTTATAAAAAACCTACCAAGAAAGTTGTTTCTGTAAGAAATGTACCCAACAGAACGGTTGTTACTTATAAAAATCAAAACTACTATTATGCAAATAATAAGTATTACACACAATCTAGAGGACGTTATATAGTAATAGCTCCAAAAATTGGATTTAGAGTACGTGTTTTACCAACAAATTATAAAAGAATCATGTTTAACAATTACAACTATTACAATGTAAATGGTACTTTTTATATACAAATAAATAATGAATATGAAGTGGTAGAACCAGAAGTAGGAACAGTAGTTTATGAGTTACCAGATGATTATGAAAAAGTTGTGATAGATGGACAAAGCTATTATGAATATGCAAATATTCTATATGAAAAAGTACAAGTAGATGGTACAAGAGCTTATGAAGTAGTGGGTATTATAGATGTAAACTAA